A region from the Melioribacter roseus P3M-2 genome encodes:
- the thrS gene encoding threonine--tRNA ligase, which yields MNNDKINIKFPDGSVKEFPKGVTVMQIAESISKRLTEEALVAKINGDVKDLSTRINDDAEVQILTFNDPEGRETYWHSTSHLMAHAIQSLFPEAKFGVGPAVETGFYYDIDINSKLSDSDLEKIENKMLEIAKQDNPFKRIELSKNEAVEFFKKKGDNYKLEILSELDDSKDIISIYEEGDFVDLCTGPHLPSTGKIKYIKLLNVSGSYWRGDENNKQLQRIYGVSFPKKKMLEEHLTLLEEARKRDHRKLGKQLDLFSIHEEAGAGLIYWHPKGARIRNTIETFWRAEHIKNGYDLLYTPHMGKGWLWETSGHLSFYKENMYAPMSIDEQDYYVKPMNCPFHIMIYKSKLRSYRDLPLRWAELGTVYRYEKSGVLHGLLRVRGFTQDDAHIFCTQEQIEDEIIEVVRFSIYMLRSFGFEDLKFYVSTKPEDAIGDDTIWEKASNSLKHALEKESLDYEVDEGGGAFYGPKIDIKIKDALNREWQLSTVQFDFNLPERFEMSYIGEDGKEHRPFMVHRALLGSIERFMGILIEHYAGAFPTWLAPVQVAIIPVSQNYLDYAAEVHKKLLDAGIISHLDERNEKIGYKIRDWETNKVPYMVIVGEKEKESGSISVRRHKIGDQGSQSIEEFIEQLQNEIVNRINHN from the coding sequence ATGAATAACGATAAAATAAATATTAAATTCCCCGACGGCTCGGTCAAAGAGTTCCCGAAAGGCGTTACGGTTATGCAGATAGCCGAGAGTATCTCCAAACGGCTTACCGAGGAGGCTCTCGTTGCCAAAATTAACGGAGACGTAAAAGATTTATCGACTCGGATAAACGACGACGCCGAAGTTCAGATACTTACTTTCAACGACCCGGAAGGAAGAGAAACTTATTGGCATTCAACGTCTCATTTGATGGCTCATGCCATTCAATCGCTTTTCCCGGAAGCTAAATTCGGTGTCGGTCCGGCTGTAGAAACCGGATTCTATTACGATATCGATATCAATTCCAAGTTGAGCGATTCGGACCTCGAGAAAATCGAAAACAAAATGCTCGAAATCGCCAAACAGGATAATCCGTTTAAAAGAATTGAATTGAGTAAAAACGAAGCTGTTGAATTCTTTAAGAAAAAAGGCGACAACTATAAACTCGAAATTTTGAGCGAACTCGACGATTCGAAGGATATCATCAGTATTTATGAAGAAGGCGATTTCGTGGACTTGTGCACGGGACCGCATTTGCCGAGCACCGGAAAAATTAAATACATTAAGCTTCTTAACGTATCGGGCTCATATTGGCGAGGGGACGAAAACAACAAACAACTTCAGAGAATTTACGGCGTTTCCTTTCCGAAAAAGAAAATGCTCGAAGAGCATCTTACTTTGCTCGAAGAAGCCAGAAAGAGAGACCACAGAAAACTGGGCAAGCAATTAGATTTGTTCAGCATTCACGAAGAAGCAGGCGCAGGATTAATTTATTGGCATCCGAAAGGCGCCCGAATAAGAAATACAATCGAAACTTTCTGGCGCGCCGAACATATTAAAAACGGATACGATTTATTGTATACGCCGCACATGGGCAAGGGCTGGCTATGGGAAACGAGCGGTCACCTTTCTTTCTACAAAGAGAATATGTATGCGCCAATGAGCATTGACGAGCAGGATTATTATGTTAAACCGATGAACTGCCCGTTTCATATAATGATTTATAAATCGAAACTCCGTTCCTACAGAGATTTGCCGCTCAGATGGGCGGAACTCGGTACGGTTTATCGATACGAAAAAAGCGGCGTATTGCACGGATTATTGAGAGTGCGCGGATTTACTCAGGACGACGCGCATATCTTCTGCACTCAGGAACAGATAGAAGACGAAATTATTGAAGTAGTTAGATTCTCGATTTACATGCTCCGATCGTTCGGATTCGAAGACCTCAAATTTTATGTTTCTACAAAACCGGAAGACGCTATCGGGGACGATACAATCTGGGAAAAGGCTTCCAATTCGCTTAAACATGCTCTCGAAAAAGAAAGTCTCGATTACGAAGTAGACGAAGGCGGCGGAGCTTTTTACGGTCCGAAAATCGACATTAAAATTAAAGACGCTCTGAATCGCGAATGGCAATTGAGTACTGTCCAGTTCGATTTTAATTTGCCGGAACGTTTTGAAATGAGTTATATCGGCGAAGACGGAAAAGAACACAGACCTTTTATGGTTCACAGAGCGCTGCTCGGTTCTATCGAAAGATTCATGGGAATTCTGATAGAGCATTATGCGGGCGCATTCCCAACATGGCTTGCGCCGGTTCAGGTTGCAATCATTCCGGTTTCGCAGAATTATCTCGACTATGCCGCCGAAGTGCATAAAAAATTACTGGATGCCGGTATCATATCGCATCTCGACGAAAGAAACGAAAAAATCGGTTATAAAATACGCGATTGGGAAACCAATAAAGTTCCTTATATGGTTATCGTAGGAGAAAAAGAAAAAGAAAGCGGTTCGATTTCCGTAAGACGTCATAAAATCGGCGACCAGGGTTCTCAATCAATTGAAGAATTTATCGAGCAATTACAAAACGAAATAGTAAACAGAATTAATCACAATTAA
- a CDS encoding PKD domain-containing protein — protein sequence MKRIIVSLIFMVIITSSNFCQLRQDTTFSVFQFPHERIPVIDGNIEDWSIVPDSFAIGIEQLWEDSGKQDKIDKKNLDVKVKVGWVKGLNRLYFLYEAYDNFWNFSRRDHHNDIFEVVVDGDLSGGPLVDHGHYKVWKENAVGDIRVKLDPRIKTEDEHWLMHGVHAQNYHIFTPSGNKDWCMVWGVQPWIKDFPYALSACKYDFNKTGDSGKLTLEFYITLFDYASADGPSRSVESKLEENKMIGLSWAVIDYDDSASSGHNGFWNLSREHTMYGNASYLCLFKLMPLLKEFLPKIKADWDFKIIDFEKRIVAFRDLSVGNITKWKWDFGDGNYSYEQNPIYQYKKGGDYNVTLYVEGPDGKDELTKVWDVAFK from the coding sequence ATGAAAAGAATTATTGTATCGCTAATATTCATGGTTATAATTACCTCTTCGAATTTCTGTCAGTTGAGGCAGGATACAACTTTTTCCGTATTCCAGTTTCCTCACGAAAGAATACCCGTAATCGACGGAAATATAGAAGACTGGTCAATAGTTCCGGACTCTTTTGCAATCGGTATCGAGCAATTGTGGGAAGACTCCGGAAAACAGGATAAAATCGACAAAAAAAATCTCGATGTAAAAGTGAAAGTTGGCTGGGTAAAAGGATTAAACCGACTCTATTTTTTGTACGAAGCTTATGACAATTTCTGGAATTTTTCCAGACGCGATCACCATAACGACATATTCGAAGTTGTAGTAGACGGCGATCTGTCGGGCGGTCCGTTGGTAGACCACGGGCATTATAAAGTATGGAAAGAAAATGCTGTGGGTGATATAAGAGTTAAACTCGATCCGCGTATAAAAACAGAAGACGAGCATTGGTTGATGCATGGAGTGCACGCACAGAACTATCATATTTTTACTCCTTCCGGGAATAAAGACTGGTGTATGGTATGGGGCGTTCAACCCTGGATAAAAGATTTTCCGTACGCGCTTTCCGCTTGTAAATATGATTTTAATAAAACCGGCGATTCCGGGAAATTGACACTTGAATTTTACATTACGCTATTCGATTATGCTTCGGCGGACGGACCTTCGCGATCTGTAGAATCGAAGCTCGAGGAGAATAAGATGATCGGACTATCGTGGGCGGTTATCGACTATGATGATTCCGCTTCAAGCGGACATAACGGTTTCTGGAATCTCTCGCGCGAACATACAATGTATGGCAATGCGTCTTATTTATGCCTGTTCAAACTAATGCCGCTGTTAAAGGAATTCCTTCCCAAAATTAAAGCCGACTGGGATTTTAAGATAATCGATTTCGAAAAAAGAATAGTGGCTTTTCGGGATTTGTCGGTCGGGAACATAACGAAGTGGAAGTGGGACTTCGGAGACGGCAACTACTCATACGAGCAAAATCCGATTTATCAATATAAGAAAGGTGGCGATTACAACGTGACGCTTTATGTGGAAGGTCCTGACGGAAAGGACGAATTAACCAAAGTGTGGGATGTAGCCTTTAAATAA
- a CDS encoding glycoside hydrolase family 28 protein, with amino-acid sequence MKRRDAIIKTAGAVALTAISPSLSPFIFTPKGGGGKEYNVLKFGAAGDGKTLDTKAIQNAIDKAHAEGGNAKVIIPEGYKFLTGTIVLKSGVEFFIDQGAELIISANQADYKNSAVFYAEGAEGLTMSGFGNIEGRATDFMSHYEEENEWWIPNKWRPKMFILKECRNMQLKDFSFSRAPEWGVHMLGCENVLVDGIRVRNYLDVPNCDGVDPDHCRKVEIKNCDIVCGDDAIVVKATKQDKDYGPSTDIRVYDCILETQDSGVKIGTETTSDIKNVLFENCKIKSSCRGINIQLRDNGIVSDIVFSNIEFISRYHSDPWWGRGEAISFTAIPRNPDTKSGKIKNILVKNVFGKAENSIRINGTKESIIENVKLENVSVKFDRWTKYKGGLFDNRPTKIYEPIEHRDNPAISIRHAKDVSVFNSSIKWGENLPEYFTNAIKIENSENIRIKSFNGSSANQTKYDDILFL; translated from the coding sequence ATGAAACGTCGTGATGCCATCATAAAAACTGCGGGAGCCGTGGCGTTGACAGCCATCTCTCCTTCGTTGAGTCCGTTTATTTTTACGCCAAAAGGAGGCGGCGGGAAAGAATATAATGTTCTTAAATTCGGCGCTGCGGGCGACGGTAAAACTTTGGATACTAAAGCCATTCAAAATGCGATTGACAAAGCCCATGCCGAAGGAGGCAACGCAAAAGTTATTATTCCGGAAGGATACAAATTCTTAACCGGCACAATTGTTTTGAAAAGCGGAGTCGAGTTTTTTATCGATCAGGGCGCTGAATTGATAATTAGCGCAAATCAAGCCGATTACAAGAATTCGGCTGTCTTTTATGCCGAGGGCGCCGAAGGTTTGACTATGTCGGGCTTCGGTAATATTGAAGGACGCGCTACTGATTTTATGTCCCATTACGAAGAAGAAAACGAATGGTGGATTCCCAACAAATGGCGTCCGAAAATGTTTATTCTGAAAGAATGCAGGAACATGCAGCTGAAAGATTTTTCTTTCAGCAGAGCGCCGGAATGGGGCGTTCATATGCTCGGCTGCGAAAATGTTCTGGTAGATGGAATCCGGGTCAGAAATTATCTCGACGTTCCAAATTGCGACGGCGTCGATCCCGACCATTGCAGAAAAGTGGAAATAAAAAATTGCGATATAGTTTGCGGAGACGACGCAATAGTGGTTAAAGCCACTAAACAGGACAAAGACTACGGTCCGTCTACGGATATTCGCGTTTACGATTGCATACTCGAGACTCAGGATTCGGGAGTAAAAATCGGCACCGAAACTACGAGCGATATCAAGAACGTGCTTTTTGAAAATTGTAAAATAAAATCGAGCTGCCGGGGAATAAATATTCAACTGAGAGATAACGGTATAGTAAGCGATATTGTTTTCAGCAATATCGAGTTTATATCGAGGTATCATTCCGACCCGTGGTGGGGACGCGGAGAAGCAATTTCGTTTACAGCTATACCGAGAAATCCCGATACTAAATCTGGTAAAATCAAAAATATATTAGTGAAAAATGTATTCGGTAAAGCCGAAAACAGTATCAGAATTAACGGTACCAAAGAGAGTATAATTGAAAATGTTAAACTTGAAAATGTCTCGGTAAAATTCGACAGATGGACAAAATATAAAGGCGGATTATTCGACAACCGGCCCACTAAAATTTATGAGCCGATTGAACACAGAGACAATCCGGCTATAAGTATTCGGCATGCTAAAGATGTTTCAGTATTTAACAGTTCAATAAAATGGGGCGAGAATTTACCCGAATATTTCACGAACGCTATTAAGATTGAAAATTCAGAAAATATAAGAATAAAATCATTTAACGGCAGTTCCGCAAACCAAACCAAATATGATGACATCTTATTTTTATAG
- a CDS encoding L-rhamnose isomerase, producing the protein MKNPKTVEQAYQIAKEAYAEFGVDTDEAIKKMEEVNISLHCWQADDVGGFETPDSELSGGGIQVTGNYPGKARTIEQLRADIEKVMSLLPGKQRLNLHAIYGDFQGEKVDRDQIEIKHFQSWVDWAKKLGIGIDFNPTCFSHPYADDGFTLSSKNEKHRKFWIEHVKRTREIAAEIGKQLGKPSVNNIWIPDGSKDIPVDRAAHRALLKESLDEIFKTEFPKEYLRDSLESKLFGIGSESMVVGSHEFYTGYAVRNNKLICIDSGHFHPTEQIGDKVSSLLLFVDELLLHISRGVRWDSDHVVIFNDEVKLIAEEIVRANALKRIYVGLDFFDGSMNRIGAYVVGTRATQLAFLFALLEPTEKLREYEENGQYFERLALLELLKTKPFGAVYDYYCLINDVPVGEDYITVIENYEKEVLSKRS; encoded by the coding sequence ATGAAAAATCCAAAAACTGTTGAACAGGCATATCAAATTGCCAAAGAAGCATATGCTGAGTTTGGCGTTGATACCGACGAGGCTATTAAAAAAATGGAAGAGGTGAACATAAGTCTTCACTGCTGGCAGGCTGACGACGTGGGCGGATTCGAAACTCCCGATTCCGAACTCAGCGGCGGCGGGATTCAAGTGACCGGCAATTATCCCGGGAAAGCCAGAACAATTGAACAATTGCGAGCTGATATCGAAAAAGTTATGAGTCTGCTGCCGGGTAAACAACGTCTGAATCTCCATGCCATCTACGGCGATTTTCAAGGCGAAAAAGTCGATCGAGACCAAATAGAAATAAAACATTTTCAAAGCTGGGTCGACTGGGCGAAGAAACTCGGTATCGGTATTGATTTCAATCCTACCTGCTTTTCGCATCCCTATGCAGACGACGGTTTTACACTGTCGAGTAAAAATGAAAAACACAGAAAATTCTGGATCGAGCACGTCAAACGCACGCGGGAAATTGCAGCCGAAATTGGCAAGCAACTCGGCAAACCGTCTGTTAATAATATCTGGATTCCCGACGGTTCAAAAGATATTCCCGTCGACAGAGCCGCTCACCGCGCTTTACTGAAAGAATCCCTGGACGAAATATTCAAAACGGAATTTCCAAAGGAATATCTAAGGGACTCGCTCGAAAGCAAACTCTTCGGCATCGGTTCGGAATCGATGGTCGTTGGTTCGCACGAATTTTATACCGGCTATGCGGTTAGGAATAACAAACTGATTTGTATCGACAGCGGCCACTTCCATCCGACCGAACAAATAGGAGACAAAGTTTCTTCTTTGCTTCTCTTTGTGGATGAATTGCTCCTTCATATCAGCCGCGGCGTACGCTGGGACAGCGACCATGTGGTAATATTTAACGACGAAGTTAAATTGATCGCCGAGGAAATAGTAAGAGCAAACGCTTTGAAACGAATTTATGTAGGGCTCGATTTCTTCGACGGTAGTATGAACAGGATAGGAGCGTACGTGGTCGGTACAAGAGCCACTCAGCTTGCCTTCTTGTTCGCGCTGCTTGAACCTACCGAAAAGCTGAGGGAATATGAAGAAAACGGACAATATTTCGAGCGCTTGGCTTTGCTCGAACTGTTGAAAACCAAACCGTTCGGAGCTGTATATGATTATTATTGCCTGATTAATGACGTTCCCGTCGGGGAAGACTATATTACTGTAATTGAAAATTACGAAAAAGAAGTCCTCAGCAAAAGAAGCTGA
- a CDS encoding L-rhamnose/proton symporter RhaT: MDSLMSIILIAFGSICAASFYVPIKKIKEWSWESYWIVQGVVSWILAPWIFAYFTVPNLLDVLKNSPGDAVWAAFIFGALWGVGGLTFGLSMRYLGVGLGQSVALGFTAALGTLIPPFVSGRNLFTTYEGRLILLGVALCVAGIAIVGYAGVLRSRNMPEEARREAIKDFALKKGLLIAVLSGLMSACFNFGINGIPGVIDAGYAIQKVASSFGTDPLFVVNPVYIIVMFGGFVTNFVYCMYLNYKNKTFGDYVSVNKRVLLNNLLFSLLGGTLWYLQFFFFGMGQSKLPEEMFVFGWSILMALNILFSNVWGLILKEWKNAGAKTVATLMVGLIVLILSTFVIKL, from the coding sequence ATGGATTCATTAATGAGTATTATACTTATTGCATTTGGCAGTATATGCGCTGCAAGCTTTTACGTGCCGATTAAAAAAATCAAAGAATGGTCGTGGGAATCATACTGGATTGTTCAGGGAGTTGTATCGTGGATTCTGGCGCCCTGGATTTTTGCATATTTCACTGTTCCAAATCTGCTGGACGTTTTGAAAAACTCCCCGGGCGACGCCGTTTGGGCTGCATTTATATTCGGCGCTCTTTGGGGAGTCGGCGGGTTGACGTTCGGATTGAGTATGAGATATCTGGGAGTGGGGCTCGGTCAATCGGTTGCCCTCGGATTTACAGCGGCTCTGGGAACTTTAATTCCGCCTTTTGTATCGGGGCGAAATTTATTTACGACTTATGAAGGAAGATTGATTTTATTGGGAGTGGCTCTTTGCGTAGCAGGTATAGCCATCGTAGGATATGCGGGCGTCCTTCGTTCGCGCAATATGCCGGAGGAAGCCAGAAGAGAAGCCATAAAAGACTTCGCTCTAAAAAAAGGATTGCTGATTGCGGTGCTATCGGGCTTAATGAGCGCTTGCTTCAATTTCGGTATCAACGGCATTCCCGGAGTAATCGACGCCGGTTATGCTATTCAAAAAGTTGCCTCTTCCTTCGGAACGGATCCGCTCTTCGTAGTAAATCCCGTTTATATTATTGTAATGTTCGGAGGATTTGTTACGAATTTTGTCTACTGTATGTATCTCAACTATAAAAACAAAACCTTCGGCGATTATGTTAGTGTCAATAAACGGGTTTTGTTAAACAATCTGCTTTTCAGCCTTCTGGGCGGAACGCTCTGGTATTTGCAGTTCTTTTTCTTCGGGATGGGACAAAGCAAACTGCCCGAAGAAATGTTTGTATTCGGCTGGAGTATTTTAATGGCATTAAACATTCTCTTCAGTAATGTTTGGGGCTTAATACTCAAGGAATGGAAAAATGCCGGCGCCAAAACCGTCGCTACTTTGATGGTCGGCTTAATTGTATTAATTCTATCCACATTTGTAATCAAATTATAA
- the rhaM gene encoding L-rhamnose mutarotase, producing MKTFAFKMKLKPGFKEEYKKRHEAIWPELKTLLLESGVRDYSIFLDEETNTLFAVQKLAGDSSSQDLGSNPIVQKWWKYMADIMETNPDNSPVTVPLEMVFHMD from the coding sequence ATGAAGACATTTGCTTTTAAAATGAAACTCAAACCCGGTTTTAAAGAAGAATACAAAAAGAGACACGAGGCCATCTGGCCTGAACTAAAAACCCTTCTGCTTGAAAGCGGCGTCAGAGACTATTCGATATTTCTGGACGAAGAAACCAATACGCTTTTTGCAGTACAAAAACTTGCCGGGGATTCGTCGTCGCAGGATTTGGGGTCGAACCCGATTGTCCAAAAATGGTGGAAGTACATGGCTGATATAATGGAAACAAATCCGGACAATTCGCCAGTTACCGTTCCTCTGGAAATGGTATTTCATATGGACTAA
- a CDS encoding glycoside hydrolase family 88/105 protein, with protein MKRVIYFTLILFISTLALAQNKNEDEKIIRKVADYIVEHGVLGFKDLNTGKVYSSTKDAPEDAALRFISPFGEWHYTNGVINMALINLSEFTGDKKYADYAAAHVAFGMDNYKYFQARYNKEKDGPHYHFPFGQLWTMRELDDCGAMGASMMDVYEFVKRDDYKKYIEDAARHISEGQERLEDGTLVRRFPHEMTLWADDLYMSVPFLARMGKFSGDTKYWDDAILQIKNFTKYLWDDNKELYWHCYYTDVERNGVAHWGRCNGWVMMAKVHLLNILPEDYPGREEVRKDLERQILGIAKYQNPEGLWHQLLDKNDSYLESSCSAMFVYSIARAVNQGWIDKRYASVALKGWEGLKKLKIRSDGQVKDICVGTGIEDNLVFYYERPARLNEKHGIGSVIDAGIEVVKLKENLKNN; from the coding sequence GTGAAACGAGTAATTTATTTTACGCTTATTTTATTTATAAGTACGCTGGCGCTTGCCCAGAACAAAAATGAGGACGAAAAGATAATCAGGAAAGTAGCCGATTATATTGTCGAACACGGAGTCCTGGGATTTAAAGACTTGAATACTGGAAAAGTGTATTCGTCAACAAAAGACGCGCCGGAAGACGCGGCGCTTCGGTTTATTTCCCCCTTCGGCGAATGGCATTATACAAACGGTGTGATCAATATGGCATTGATTAATCTGTCTGAATTTACAGGAGATAAAAAATATGCCGACTATGCGGCTGCTCATGTTGCTTTCGGTATGGACAATTATAAATATTTCCAGGCAAGATACAATAAAGAAAAAGACGGGCCTCATTATCATTTCCCATTCGGACAATTATGGACAATGCGCGAACTAGACGATTGCGGCGCAATGGGCGCCAGCATGATGGACGTTTATGAATTCGTCAAACGCGACGATTACAAAAAATATATCGAAGACGCAGCGCGGCATATTTCGGAAGGGCAGGAGCGTCTCGAAGACGGAACTCTGGTCAGAAGGTTTCCGCACGAAATGACTCTGTGGGCTGACGACCTTTATATGAGCGTTCCGTTTCTGGCAAGAATGGGCAAGTTCTCAGGCGACACAAAATATTGGGACGACGCAATTCTTCAAATAAAAAACTTTACCAAATATCTGTGGGACGACAATAAAGAATTGTACTGGCACTGCTATTATACCGACGTTGAACGAAACGGCGTTGCGCATTGGGGAAGATGTAACGGCTGGGTAATGATGGCTAAAGTTCACCTGTTGAATATTTTACCCGAAGATTATCCCGGCAGGGAAGAAGTTAGAAAAGATCTCGAAAGGCAAATCCTCGGCATTGCCAAATACCAAAACCCAGAAGGTCTGTGGCATCAATTGCTCGATAAAAACGATTCATATCTTGAATCTTCATGTTCTGCAATGTTTGTCTATTCAATTGCTAGAGCTGTCAACCAGGGCTGGATCGATAAACGTTATGCTTCGGTTGCGCTCAAAGGATGGGAGGGCTTGAAAAAATTGAAAATCAGGTCTGACGGTCAGGTAAAAGATATTTGCGTGGGTACTGGAATTGAGGACAATCTCGTTTTCTATTACGAACGTCCCGCCAGATTAAATGAAAAGCACGGCATCGGTTCCGTAATTGACGCGGGTATTGAAGTCGTCAAATTGAAAGAGAATTTAAAAAATAACTGA
- a CDS encoding PD40 domain-containing protein, translated as MKRKIIFIVFALIINGIFSSNVFSHIGKRFPSERKVVIDPVTGVKLIFLTSLQSGDSKIYPTHNQWTSDGNWIIFRSRRVRGEAMAVNEKSGDIVQVTEGGYRGTLIVARKSMKLYYMKRFYDDSNPREIIEVNLDKLFEDSEKGALKDASFYQKVCGVIPADYGANGELAFDADEEWLWFRVGKEKAMKYLPEDATIEGNFGPRNMGAGPGGIAGINVKTGEIKYVVSVPFQVGHIQSNPWAPGQIVFCWETGGKSPQRTWIVNSDGTGLRPLYPEAPYEWVTHEVVITPDEVAFAILGHRKIPGINKSDETDNESPGQEAEWGNCGTREKPTGLAIVNIKTREMMIAGQIPYGSGFWHVVGSHDGRFAAGDNFAREIYLIDRQSHEMKLLSAGHKTTAADHPHPSFSPDGSKILIQSAMLSEDGRSMNLCIIPIPEDWLGKHN; from the coding sequence ATGAAAAGAAAAATTATCTTTATTGTGTTCGCTCTGATAATTAACGGTATATTTTCTTCAAATGTTTTTTCGCACATAGGGAAACGATTTCCATCGGAACGCAAAGTCGTAATCGATCCGGTAACCGGAGTTAAATTAATCTTTTTGACAAGCTTGCAGTCGGGCGATTCCAAAATTTATCCCACGCACAATCAATGGACTTCCGACGGCAATTGGATTATTTTCAGGTCGAGGAGAGTAAGGGGCGAAGCTATGGCAGTTAATGAAAAGAGCGGCGATATTGTACAGGTTACCGAAGGCGGTTACAGAGGAACGCTGATTGTAGCCAGAAAATCGATGAAGCTTTATTATATGAAAAGATTTTATGATGATAGCAACCCGAGGGAAATTATCGAAGTTAATCTCGATAAACTATTCGAAGACAGCGAAAAGGGCGCTCTGAAAGACGCTTCTTTTTATCAAAAAGTCTGCGGCGTAATTCCCGCCGATTACGGAGCTAACGGAGAACTCGCTTTTGACGCGGATGAAGAGTGGTTATGGTTCCGCGTAGGCAAAGAAAAAGCAATGAAATATCTGCCGGAAGACGCCACGATAGAAGGAAATTTCGGTCCCCGCAATATGGGCGCAGGCCCCGGCGGCATTGCTGGCATTAATGTTAAGACCGGAGAAATTAAATATGTTGTCTCCGTTCCTTTTCAGGTAGGGCATATTCAAAGCAATCCGTGGGCGCCGGGCCAAATAGTTTTTTGTTGGGAGACGGGAGGGAAATCGCCGCAACGCACATGGATTGTAAACTCGGACGGAACTGGCTTAAGACCGTTATACCCCGAAGCTCCTTACGAATGGGTTACTCACGAAGTCGTAATAACTCCCGACGAAGTAGCATTTGCTATATTGGGACACAGAAAAATTCCCGGAATAAATAAATCGGATGAAACCGATAACGAGAGTCCGGGGCAGGAAGCGGAATGGGGAAATTGCGGCACTAGGGAAAAACCGACCGGTCTGGCGATTGTAAATATCAAAACGCGTGAAATGATGATTGCCGGTCAAATACCTTACGGCAGCGGATTCTGGCATGTTGTCGGTTCGCATGACGGCCGGTTCGCCGCAGGCGATAATTTTGCGCGCGAGATTTATTTAATCGACAGACAATCTCATGAAATGAAATTGCTCTCTGCCGGCCATAAAACCACTGCGGCAGATCATCCTCATCCCTCGTTCAGCCCGGACGGCTCTAAAATTCTTATCCAATCGGCTATGCTGTCCGAAGACGGTAGATCAATGAATCTTTGCATTATACCGATTCCGGAAGATTGGCTCGGAAAACATAACTAA